In the genome of Telluria mixta, the window TCGAATTACGTCGGCGTGCTGTGGCAGCCGTATGCGCTGGGCCCCGTGCGCCTCGGCGCGGCGATCGCGGCGTTCGACGGGTATCCGAAGATGCGCGACCGCGGCTGGTTCCCGGCCGTCGTGCCCACGTTCACGTACGAGTACCAGCGCGTGGGCGTGAACGTCGGCGTGATCCCGTCGTACAAGGATCGCCTGTACGGCGGGATTTCCGTGCAGTTGAAGGTCAAATTATTTTGACGTCGGTGGATACGGCGATTTCCCGCCGTCGGCGATGAACGTATCGATCCGCGCCTTCAGCACGGGCAGCGGCACGGACCCCAGCTGCAGCACCGTGTCGTGGAACGCGCGGATGTCGAATTTGTCGCCCAGCGCCGCCTCGGCCTTCCGGCGCGACTCGATGATCGCCATCTCGCCCAGGTAGTACGACAGCGCCTGGCCCGGCCAGGAGATGTAGCGGTCGACCTCCGTCTGGATCTCGTGGTCGGACAGCGCCGTGTTGTCGTGCATGTAGGCCTGCGCCTGCTCGCGCGTCCAGCCCAGCGCGTGGATGCCCGTGTCGACGACGAGGCGGGACGCGCGCCACGCCTGGTAGCTCAGCATGCCGAACGTTTCGTACGGCGTCTCGTACATCCCCATTTCGCTGCCCAGTCGTTCGCAATACAGCGCCCAGCCTTCGCCGTATGCCGAGATGTAGGCGCGGCGGAACGGCGGCACGCCCTGCTGTTCCAGCGCCACCGGCATCTGGAACGCGTGGCCCGGCGCCGATTCGTGCAGGGTCAGCGCGGGGAGGCTGTACAGCGCGCGCGCCGGCAGGTTGTACGTGTTGACGAGGTAGATGCCCGGACCGCCGCGCGCCGACGTGTAGTACGGCGCCTGGTCCGGCGGCACGGGCACGATGGCGAAGCGGCGGCGCGGCAGGTACCCGAAATACTGGTCGGCCTTGCCGTCGAATTTCTTGGAAATCCACGCGGCGCGCATCAAGAGTTCTTCCGGCGTCTTCGCATAGAACTGCGGGTCGCTGCGCAGGAAGGCGAGGAAGGCGGGCAGGTCGCCCTTGAAGCCGGCTTTTTCCCTGGTCTGCTGCATCTCGGCGCGGATCTTCGCCATCTCGCTCAGGCCGATCTGGTGGATCTGCTGCGCGGTCATGTCCGTCGTCGTGTACTCGACGATCTTCGACTGGTAGTACGCCTTCCCGTCCGGCAGGCGCTCCGCCGCGAGCGTGGTGCGCGCCTTCGGCACGTACTCGTCGCGGAAGAATTGCAGGGCTTTCGCGTACGCGGGCTTCACGGCGCTCTCGATCAGCGCGATGCCCTGCGTGCGCAGGCGCGTCTGCTCGTCCATGGAGATCGTCGCGGGCATCTCCTTGAACGGCGTGTACCAGACCGTGTCTTCCGGCGACTTGGCGTTGACGATGTTGAGGAGCGGCGCGTCGCGGCCGGCCAGGGTCACCTGCGGCGGCGTGAAGCCGCGTGCGAGACCGGCGCGCATATTGTCCAGTTCTTCGTCGAAGTAGCGGGGCAGGTCGGCCAGCTGGGCGAGGTAGGCGCGGTATTCCTCCGCATTCTTCAGCGGGCGGCGCGCGATGTAGGCGATGTCGGACCAGAACGCGCTGTCCGCGTTCACCGGCTGCTCGTATTCGCGGAAGCGCTGCGCCGCGACGAACGCGGCGATCTGGGCGCGGTACACGGCATAGTTGATCTGCTCGGCGCGCGACAGGTCCGCCGCGCGGATGCCGTCCAGCCGGCGCAGCACGCCTTCCCACATCGCCAGGCGCGCGGCCTGCGTGCTTGCGTCGACCTTCGGCAGCGCGTCGCGGACATCGCGCGGTTCGTCTTCCTCCCACGCGAGCCGCTGCTTGATCCTCCATTGCCACTCGGCCTTGTAGATGGCCTGGAAGCGCGCATCGGCTTGCGCGGTCGCCTTGGCGGCGACCGGCGCGGCGACGGCGGCTGCAGGCGCGAACAGCGTCGAGAGGGCGAGTGAAAGGGCGGCGGCGAGCAAGGTCTGCTTCATGGTGGTCCTGTGGTCGAGGTGTCGTGAGCGGAGGCAGGGTATTGCCTCAGCTCACGATATTACCCGGCAGATTCACCAGAAGCCAGTCTTGCTCAACGTTTTACCTTGCCGTATGCCTCACCCGCCTTCCACGTGGGCAGCGTGGGCGCATTCGCGACCGCATAGCCGAGGTTCAGGGTGAACTGCGCCTGCTGCACCATGCCGGACAGGTCCCAGGACGGATCGTACTGGTCGCTGATCTGGTGGTAATCCTTCGTGAACGCGCGCATCTTCGCGCCTTCCGCCGCCTGGTCGTGCTCGAAGTCGAAATGGCCGTCGCCGGAGAACACGGCCGAGCCGACGTTGAACGCGGGGACGCCGGCCTTGGCGAAGTTGAAGTGGTCTGCGCGGAAGTAGGCGCCGCCGAGGTCCGGCACGGGCGCGGCCAGGGTTAGGCCCATCGCCTTCGCGACCGTGGCGGAGGTCGCATACAGCGAGCTGCGCTCGGCACCAGCCACGCCCATGTCGCGCGTGCGGCCGACGAAGTTCATGCTGTCCAGGTTCAGGTCCGCGGCGGTCTTCGCCAGCGGCCACACGGGGTTGCGCACGTAGGCCAGGCTGCCCAGCAGGCCCTGTTCTTCCGCGCACGGCCACAGGAAGATCTGCGTGCGTTTGGCCGGACGCTTGACGGCCGCCTGGGCCATCGCGAGCAGGGCGGCCGTGCCGGAGCCGTTGTCGATGGCGCCGTTCCAGATATGATCGGGCTTGCCGTTGTCCGGATCGATGCCCAGGTGGTCCCAGTGCGCGGAATAGACGACCGCCTGGTCGCGCAGCTTCGGATCGGTGCCGGGCACGATGCCGGCCACGTTGTACTCGACGACGGTGCGGACAAGA includes:
- a CDS encoding DUF885 domain-containing protein, with protein sequence MKQTLLAAALSLALSTLFAPAAAVAAPVAAKATAQADARFQAIYKAEWQWRIKQRLAWEEDEPRDVRDALPKVDASTQAARLAMWEGVLRRLDGIRAADLSRAEQINYAVYRAQIAAFVAAQRFREYEQPVNADSAFWSDIAYIARRPLKNAEEYRAYLAQLADLPRYFDEELDNMRAGLARGFTPPQVTLAGRDAPLLNIVNAKSPEDTVWYTPFKEMPATISMDEQTRLRTQGIALIESAVKPAYAKALQFFRDEYVPKARTTLAAERLPDGKAYYQSKIVEYTTTDMTAQQIHQIGLSEMAKIRAEMQQTREKAGFKGDLPAFLAFLRSDPQFYAKTPEELLMRAAWISKKFDGKADQYFGYLPRRRFAIVPVPPDQAPYYTSARGGPGIYLVNTYNLPARALYSLPALTLHESAPGHAFQMPVALEQQGVPPFRRAYISAYGEGWALYCERLGSEMGMYETPYETFGMLSYQAWRASRLVVDTGIHALGWTREQAQAYMHDNTALSDHEIQTEVDRYISWPGQALSYYLGEMAIIESRRKAEAALGDKFDIRAFHDTVLQLGSVPLPVLKARIDTFIADGGKSPYPPTSK